In Henriciella litoralis, the genomic window GCATGGCGGACGTTATCCGCAATCGGATGATTGAGGCCGAGCTAGGCTTGATGAACGCGCATCCTGAAAAGCGTGTGCAGCACGCTCTCAAAGCGAGGGCGGATTGATGCTGGATAATGTCACCCGCTTCGAGCGCGAATTTGCAGACCGCACGCTAGGGCCTGAAACGCCGTCCAAGAAGCCCGCCGCTTTCTTTTCAGCTGCCGATTTTGACGGCGAGGAGATTCCCGCGCGGCGCTGGCTTGTCCAAGACATGATCCCTTTCCGCACGACGACGCTTATGTCGGGTGATGGCGGCACCGGCAAATCCCAGCTTTCGCTTCAGCTGGCTGCATCTACCGCGCTTGCGCTTGCCTGGATCGGTCGGGAAGTTTTCCAAGGAACAGCCTTATTCTTCACGGCTGAGGATGAACGTGACGAGCTTCACAGACGGCTCGCCAGCATAGCCAATGTCTACGGCGCGCGCTTTTCAGACATGGACAGGCTCCGCATTTGCAGCGTTGCAGGTGACACGGCCCTTCTGGCAAACGAAGTCGCTGACACGCTTCAACCGTCACCGCTCTACGAGGCAATCGAGGCTGAGGCAGCAAGGCAGCGCCCGGCACTAATCGTTATCGACACGCTGGCAGATGTTTATCCAGCCAATGAGAACGACCGCGCCAAAGTCCGGCAATTTGTCCAGCTGCTGAACCGGCTGGCGATGCGCTTTGACTGTGCGGTTGTCCTGCTGTCGCATCCATCCCTCGCCGGTATGTCCAGCGGATCGGGCCTAAGCGGTTCAACCGCCTGGAACGGCTCTGTGCGCTCTCGTCTCTATTTCAAGCGCATTATTGAAACCGGGGAGGAAAAAGAGGCCGATCCTGACGCGCGTGTTCTGACAACCATGAAGGCTAACTATGCCCGCACGGGTGACGAGGTTTTCCTGCGTTGGCATGACGGCGTGTTTATAAATGAAGGCGCCGTGCCTAGCATCGGTGAGGGCGTGAAGGCGGAGCGTGTTTTCCTGAAGCTGCTTCGCGCTATGGAACGGCAAGGTCGCACGGTGAGCCCTAATCGCTCGAATACGTACGCGCCGACTGTGTTTGCAGGCATGCCGGACGCTGAGGGCGTGAAGAGACCGGCGTTCACAAAAGCGATGGAGTCGCTGCTTTCTCAAGAGCGGATCGAGGTGGTCAAAGAAGGCCCACCATCAAAGCAGCGCACCCATCTAAAGACTGTGGAGGGCGTCGAGTGATGACCTTCCAACGGTACCTTCCAACGGTCTTCCAACACTGTTTTCCAACGCCTTCCAACCCAATAGTGACAGGCTTCCAACGGGTGTTCCCCGACACTCTACTACTACGTAGTAGACAGGCGCTCGCCCTTGGCAGCTATGCGCCTGTCTATCTGGTCCCAATGCCGCGACTTGGAAGCCGGGGGGGTGTCGCGGGGCGGGCTATCGCGTTCGCGCTGTGCGGTTCGGAGGTGGCGCCATGCTGACCTCTACAAAGGCGATCCGTTTTCTAGAAACGCTGGAAATCCCTGAAGGTCCGAAGGCTGGCGAACTAATCAAGCTGGCACCCTACCAGAAGAAATTCGTGAAAGGCGCGCTTGCCGATGGCGTTTCGGTGGCCGCTTTGTCGATTGGACGCGGCAACGCCAAGACGGCCCTTTCCGCTGGCCTTGCCCTGGGCGAAGTAAAAGGCGAATGGGATGACCAGCCGCGCCGGGAAGTGGTCATTGCTGCGAGAACCCGCGATCAGGCCCGCATTGCTTTTGATTTTTGCGTGGGCTTCATTCGCGGCCTGTCAGAAGACGAACAAGCGCAATTCACAATCCGCCGTTCGCCTAAACTCGAAATCGAATTTGAAGACGAGAACGGCAGTCACTTCATTCGCGCGATTGCTGCCGATGGCAAATCAGCTCTGGGGTCTGCCCCGACGCTTGTGCTTATGGATGAGCGCGGCCATTGGGCCGCCGATCAAGGAGATGCGTTGGAACACGCGCTCTTGTCCGGTCTGGGCAAGCGCGGCGGCCGGGCGCTTATCATTTCCACGTCAGCCGCTGACGATGCTCACCCCTTTTCTGTCTGGCTGGATGAGGAACAAGAGGGCGTTTACGTCCAAGAGCATCGCCCGCCGCCGGGCCTGCCTGCCGATGATCTGGAAAGCCTGAAAGAAGCTAATCCGGGCGCTGCCTATGGGATCGGCTCAAGTCTGGACTGGCTTCAGGCACAAGCCCGCCGGGCAATTGCACGGGGCGGCTCAACGCTGACGAGCTTCAGGCTCTACAATCGAAATGAGCGCGTTTCAGGCGAAAACCGCGACGTGCTGCTGACCGTGGATGAATGGCTGGGCTGCGAGGTATCCGAACCGCCCGCCCGTCAAGGGCAGGTGGTGATCGGCATCGACCTTGGCGGCTCTGCCAGCATGACGGCAGCGGCTTTCTACTGGCCAGAAACTGGACGCCTGGAGGCACTGGGCACATTCCCGTCAAAGCCTTCTCTTCTGGACCGTGGCCAGCGTGACGGGGTGTCTGGCCGCTACGTCGAGATGCAAGATCGCGGCGAGCTTTCGACGCTTGGTGCGCAAACCGTGCCGGTCGCGGAATGGCTTGGCGAGGTGATGGCCCATGTCGAGGGCGAAACCGTCGCGGCGCTGACTGCCGATCGGTATAAACAGGCGGAACTTGGCGAGGCGATCGACAAGGCGGGCATCCGGTGTCCAGTTGTCTGGCGGGGGCAGGGCTTCCGTGACGGCGGCGAAGATTGCGAACGCTTCCGCCGCGCGGCCTTCGACGGCAAGGTGCAAACCATTCCGTCGCTACTGCTGCGATCTGCTTTCGCGGATGCTGTGACGCTTCGCGATCCCGCCAACAATCTGAAATTGGCCAAGGCCCGTTCAACCGGCCGCATTGATGCGGCGGCGGCAACAGTGCTGGCGGTGGCTGAAGGTGCCCGGATCATGGGGCGGCCGTCTCACAAGGGGGGCCGGTTCGCATGGGGTTGAGGGAACACAAGCGCCACTCTGCCGGCGTCACGCGCGGCCCGCGCTGGAAAACCATGCGGATGAAGGCGCTCGACCGCGACGGCTGGGCCTGCGTCCAGTGCGGCGAGCGGCGGCGGCTCGAAATCGACCATGTGCAGCCCGTCCGCACACACCCGGAATTGTCTTACGTGCTGGCAAATCTGCAAACACTCTGCGGGCGCTGTCATGCCCGCAAGACAAGAATTGAGGTTGGCATGGGCCAGCCCGATC contains:
- a CDS encoding AAA family ATPase codes for the protein MLDNVTRFEREFADRTLGPETPSKKPAAFFSAADFDGEEIPARRWLVQDMIPFRTTTLMSGDGGTGKSQLSLQLAASTALALAWIGREVFQGTALFFTAEDERDELHRRLASIANVYGARFSDMDRLRICSVAGDTALLANEVADTLQPSPLYEAIEAEAARQRPALIVIDTLADVYPANENDRAKVRQFVQLLNRLAMRFDCAVVLLSHPSLAGMSSGSGLSGSTAWNGSVRSRLYFKRIIETGEEKEADPDARVLTTMKANYARTGDEVFLRWHDGVFINEGAVPSIGEGVKAERVFLKLLRAMERQGRTVSPNRSNTYAPTVFAGMPDAEGVKRPAFTKAMESLLSQERIEVVKEGPPSKQRTHLKTVEGVE
- a CDS encoding terminase TerL endonuclease subunit; translation: MLTSTKAIRFLETLEIPEGPKAGELIKLAPYQKKFVKGALADGVSVAALSIGRGNAKTALSAGLALGEVKGEWDDQPRREVVIAARTRDQARIAFDFCVGFIRGLSEDEQAQFTIRRSPKLEIEFEDENGSHFIRAIAADGKSALGSAPTLVLMDERGHWAADQGDALEHALLSGLGKRGGRALIISTSAADDAHPFSVWLDEEQEGVYVQEHRPPPGLPADDLESLKEANPGAAYGIGSSLDWLQAQARRAIARGGSTLTSFRLYNRNERVSGENRDVLLTVDEWLGCEVSEPPARQGQVVIGIDLGGSASMTAAAFYWPETGRLEALGTFPSKPSLLDRGQRDGVSGRYVEMQDRGELSTLGAQTVPVAEWLGEVMAHVEGETVAALTADRYKQAELGEAIDKAGIRCPVVWRGQGFRDGGEDCERFRRAAFDGKVQTIPSLLLRSAFADAVTLRDPANNLKLAKARSTGRIDAAAATVLAVAEGARIMGRPSHKGGRFAWG
- a CDS encoding HNH endonuclease yields the protein MGLREHKRHSAGVTRGPRWKTMRMKALDRDGWACVQCGERRRLEIDHVQPVRTHPELSYVLANLQTLCGRCHARKTRIEVGMGQPDPAREAWKSLLRSMQRNPNNGD